From one Treponema denticola genomic stretch:
- a CDS encoding insulinase family protein, which translates to MSTLIHGFEIISKNPLPEFNAVGVYARHKKTGLELYHILNDEDENLFSYNFMTSSPNSTGVAHIIEHTVLCGSKNYPLKDPFMVLAKQSVNTFLNAMTYPDKTVYPASSLVEADYFNLMSVYGDAVFFPNLDEWAFKQEGHRFELDENGKMSVQGVVLNEMRANYSDFDGVMYDWAAASICQGSIYAKDSGGSPLEIPDLTYEEYKAFHKKYYHPVNCRIFLMGNIPTEKQMKFLEEKFLSKFEAAEKPPFVPPIEPYAEPRFFSVPAPAGGPAPAGSPDSADGSAAAEEMTKDSVMLNWLLPETSDTEKLMQAYLIGEVLIGHSGAYLNKVLLESGIGEDLYPYNGIGKSLRNITLTIGMKGIKKGTHEDFKKLILNALEELVKKGIDPKEIETAVHSIDFSNREIRRNYGPFGINLMERAMAGWTYGVSPEKTLQYTPVFEKVKKDLASDKRYIEKLIEKYLIKNKHHALVRVYPDADFCKRLDESLEKRAENFNASLTEDARRAMLKDQEKMNEFKQKSDSPEMLALIPHLSKKDLPPLPPPIDEEIAFIGNVPLVMHEQPTNGIGYFQLAFPADGLSEEDYKYLPLLSSCLTGMGTENLLWSEVSSKLANLLGGFSASAGVFTANKNLSLCKNADKIRLSDIAGRDWLFISGKVLGELIPEAVCFVLQFLNEISFDDKKRLNDLVTQRKNDFESLLALDGNSLALLRAGAPLSEKNARREMLSGLSQLKFLRELYLKVKEDNSKKADSENADSELNKLSNKLSAVYKSIIKSGLIIEVTGTKENLAALKNAFEKNLKGFKAPDKTDKIVFENPFKFRPSEKKRLELIPASLQVGFAVSIFKAAAFGSKEQASQLILCKWLSSGPMWEKIRSIGGAYGAFTVPMSLEELLAFVSYRDPNPINSLSEFLNSIDETFSQDFSEEMIEKLITGRYSKEIIPMTPAGRGAAAFRDLLSGISYSEKKEVVEKMLETTAEDLRNCAKKLSVQRDSLSSVVLASDSALAQKETIKELYPEPLLSERV; encoded by the coding sequence ATGAGCACTCTTATTCACGGCTTTGAAATTATAAGCAAAAATCCTTTACCCGAATTTAATGCCGTAGGCGTTTATGCAAGGCATAAAAAGACGGGGCTTGAACTTTATCATATTTTAAACGATGAAGATGAAAATCTTTTTTCATATAATTTTATGACGAGCTCTCCCAATTCAACGGGGGTAGCTCATATTATCGAGCATACGGTTTTATGCGGCTCTAAAAACTATCCGCTTAAAGACCCCTTTATGGTTTTGGCAAAGCAGAGCGTTAATACCTTTTTAAATGCCATGACCTATCCCGATAAGACCGTCTATCCTGCAAGCTCCTTGGTTGAAGCCGATTATTTTAACCTTATGTCGGTTTACGGGGATGCTGTCTTCTTTCCCAACCTTGACGAATGGGCTTTTAAGCAGGAAGGACACCGCTTTGAACTGGACGAAAACGGAAAGATGAGCGTTCAGGGAGTTGTCTTAAACGAGATGAGGGCTAATTATTCCGACTTTGACGGGGTAATGTATGATTGGGCAGCCGCTTCTATTTGTCAGGGAAGTATCTATGCTAAGGATTCGGGCGGCTCTCCCTTGGAGATTCCCGATTTAACTTATGAAGAATATAAGGCCTTTCACAAAAAATATTATCATCCCGTAAACTGCCGAATTTTTTTAATGGGAAATATTCCGACCGAAAAACAGATGAAATTTTTAGAAGAAAAATTTCTTTCTAAATTTGAAGCTGCCGAAAAGCCTCCCTTTGTGCCGCCGATTGAGCCCTATGCCGAGCCCCGCTTCTTTTCGGTACCGGCCCCAGCTGGTGGTCCGGCCCCGGCAGGCAGTCCTGACTCGGCAGATGGTTCTGCAGCCGCCGAAGAGATGACTAAGGATTCCGTAATGCTTAACTGGCTTCTCCCCGAAACTTCGGATACCGAAAAACTTATGCAGGCCTATCTTATAGGAGAGGTTTTAATCGGGCACAGTGGAGCATACTTAAATAAGGTCTTATTGGAATCGGGAATAGGGGAAGACCTTTATCCTTATAACGGAATAGGAAAGAGTCTTAGAAACATCACCCTCACAATAGGAATGAAGGGTATTAAAAAGGGAACGCATGAGGATTTTAAAAAGCTGATTCTTAATGCTCTTGAAGAGCTTGTAAAAAAAGGAATCGACCCTAAGGAGATTGAAACGGCTGTTCATTCCATAGATTTTAGCAACAGAGAAATAAGAAGAAACTACGGGCCCTTCGGTATTAACCTGATGGAGCGTGCTATGGCAGGCTGGACATACGGGGTAAGTCCCGAAAAAACTCTTCAATACACTCCTGTTTTTGAAAAGGTAAAAAAAGACCTTGCCTCCGATAAAAGGTACATCGAAAAACTGATTGAAAAGTATTTAATAAAGAATAAACATCATGCCCTTGTAAGAGTTTACCCCGATGCGGATTTTTGCAAACGCTTGGACGAAAGTCTGGAAAAAAGGGCTGAAAATTTTAATGCAAGTTTAACTGAGGATGCTCGCAGGGCCATGCTCAAAGATCAGGAGAAGATGAACGAGTTTAAACAAAAAAGCGATTCCCCTGAAATGCTCGCCCTTATTCCTCATCTTTCAAAGAAAGACCTGCCTCCGCTTCCGCCTCCGATAGATGAAGAAATCGCCTTTATCGGAAATGTTCCCCTTGTTATGCATGAGCAGCCTACAAACGGGATAGGTTATTTTCAATTGGCCTTTCCGGCAGACGGTTTAAGCGAAGAAGATTATAAATATCTGCCCCTTCTTTCAAGCTGCCTTACAGGAATGGGAACCGAAAACCTTTTATGGAGCGAGGTTTCTTCTAAGCTTGCAAATTTACTTGGAGGCTTTTCGGCAAGTGCAGGTGTTTTTACGGCAAACAAAAATCTTTCTTTATGTAAAAATGCGGATAAGATAAGGCTCTCCGATATAGCCGGAAGAGATTGGCTTTTTATTTCGGGAAAGGTACTCGGCGAATTGATTCCTGAAGCTGTCTGCTTTGTTTTGCAGTTTTTAAACGAAATTTCTTTTGACGATAAAAAACGCTTAAACGATTTGGTAACCCAGAGGAAAAACGATTTTGAAAGTCTCCTCGCCCTTGACGGAAACAGCCTCGCTCTTCTTAGGGCTGGTGCACCCCTGTCCGAAAAAAATGCACGGAGGGAGATGCTTTCGGGATTAAGTCAGCTTAAATTTTTGAGGGAGCTTTATTTAAAAGTTAAAGAAGATAATTCTAAAAAAGCCGACTCCGAAAACGCTGATTCCGAATTGAATAAATTATCAAATAAATTAAGTGCTGTATATAAATCGATTATAAAATCCGGTTTGATTATTGAAGTTACCGGTACAAAAGAAAATCTGGCCGCTTTAAAAAACGCCTTTGAAAAAAACTTAAAAGGCTTTAAGGCTCCCGATAAAACCGATAAGATTGTCTTTGAAAATCCATTTAAATTTAGGCCTTCTGAAAAAAAGAGGTTGGAACTTATTCCGGCTTCTCTTCAAGTAGGCTTTGCAGTTTCGATTTTTAAGGCGGCAGCTTTCGGTTCGAAGGAGCAAGCCTCACAGTTAATCTTGTGTAAATGGCTTTCAAGCGGCCCAATGTGGGAAAAGATAAGAAGCATAGGAGGAGCCTACGGTGCCTTTACCGTTCCTATGTCCTTGGAAGAACTTTTAGCCTTTGTTTCCTACAGGGATCCGAACCCGATAAATTCTCTTTCCGAATTTTTAAACTCGATAGATGAGACATTTAGCCAAGACTTTTCGGAAGAGATGATAGAAAAACTTATTACGGGAAGATACAGCAAGGAGATTATCCCAATGACTCCTGCAGGACGAGGGGCGGCTGCCTTTAGGGATCTTCTTTCGGGTATTTCATATTCCGAAAAAAAAGAAGTAGTTGAAAAGATGCTGGAAACTACGGCTGAGGATTTGCGTAATTGTGCAAAAAAATTATCGGTTCAAAGGGATTCCCTTTCTTCCGTAGTCTTGGCTTCCGATTCGGCTCTTGCTCAAAAGGAAACGATAAAAGAACTTTATCCCGAGCCCCTTCTTTCGGAGAGGGTTTGA
- the ruvC gene encoding crossover junction endodeoxyribonuclease RuvC, which yields MGILKAASGKKNLRPYVIGIDPGLANTGYGIISFSNNRFECIEYGSISTEPHLLQGMRLLKIFDKVSALIEKYRPKEAGIETLYFAKNATSAMSVSEARGVVLLALAQGGVRVGEYAPNSIKKAVTGIAQAEKRQVQEAVKLILGLKEIPRPDHAADALAAAITKINLGDVGEVQAYV from the coding sequence ATGGGTATTTTAAAAGCAGCTTCAGGCAAAAAAAATCTCCGCCCCTATGTTATAGGGATTGATCCGGGTTTGGCAAATACGGGCTATGGAATTATAAGTTTTTCAAATAACCGCTTTGAGTGTATAGAATACGGCTCAATAAGTACCGAGCCCCATTTACTCCAAGGGATGAGGCTTTTAAAAATTTTCGATAAGGTTTCGGCTCTTATTGAAAAATACAGGCCTAAGGAGGCCGGAATAGAAACCTTATATTTTGCAAAAAATGCGACGAGTGCAATGTCCGTTTCGGAAGCCCGCGGCGTGGTTCTTTTGGCTCTGGCTCAAGGGGGGGTGAGGGTAGGAGAGTATGCTCCCAATTCCATTAAAAAAGCCGTAACGGGTATTGCTCAAGCCGAAAAAAGGCAGGTACAGGAAGCCGTAAAATTGATTTTAGGTCTAAAGGAAATTCCTAGGCCTGATCATGCGGCCGATGCCTTGGCTGCTGCCATTACAAAAATAAATTTAGGAGATGTAGGGGAGGTACAGGCTTATGTTTAA
- the ruvA gene encoding Holliday junction branch migration protein RuvA, with translation MFNSISGILSGKTTDSVYVENSGIEWEIFVSALALDALGTVGKEVKVYTWLYHREDQMRLFGFPNQAERSLFLDLTKVEGVGPRQALKIMSGLNSSSLEKALEEGDLDTLQKAPGVGKKTAQKMILALKGKLTNLNEVSSKGQASVSCEYEDIVTALTEMGFERKSVIVQVEKIAEEMKAAGSDPLKNEEELFRRSIVALS, from the coding sequence ATGTTTAACAGCATTTCGGGAATTTTAAGCGGTAAAACAACCGATTCCGTCTATGTTGAAAATTCAGGTATTGAGTGGGAAATCTTTGTTTCGGCCTTGGCCCTCGATGCCTTAGGCACTGTCGGGAAAGAGGTAAAGGTTTATACATGGCTTTATCACAGGGAAGACCAGATGAGGCTTTTCGGTTTTCCCAATCAGGCAGAGCGCTCCTTGTTTTTGGATCTTACAAAGGTTGAGGGGGTAGGACCCCGTCAAGCCTTAAAGATAATGTCGGGGCTTAATTCCTCTTCCCTTGAAAAAGCCTTGGAGGAGGGCGACCTTGATACCCTTCAAAAAGCTCCCGGAGTAGGCAAAAAGACTGCCCAAAAAATGATTCTTGCCTTAAAAGGAAAACTTACCAATCTAAACGAGGTTTCCTCAAAGGGGCAGGCTTCCGTTTCTTGTGAATATGAAGACATCGTTACGGCTTTAACCGAAATGGGCTTTGAACGAAAATCCGTAATCGTCCAAGTCGAAAAAATAGCCGAAGAAATGAAGGCCGCAGGTTCCGATCCTCTTAAGAACGAAGAAGAGCTTTTTAGACGCTCAATCGTCGCTTTGAGCTGA
- a CDS encoding DUF4097 family beta strand repeat-containing protein, protein MKKIGKTILIILLGLMLVGIGYSLGGRFFYRSKRRIHGRNFIDRAYNKIMSAAESIEDMEDDIESWGDDMDEYFGDEYKKAETISLEGIKNFFLKAEVGEVKIEISDRADEASYKIERINPKYFDVEKKGDTISFEDNTPSKFFKNLGFNFKNNSPKIYISLPRNIVFNNFEIKSGVGELNISKINVEKFNLAAGVGEVNIYDAKISKDAEIRAGVGEVNLKDSKVNNMDIKSGVGSFSFSGTALGKTSVKGGIGEVDLKIDGAEKDYDFDVSAGLGEVIINGKKSKTFLADRQKSGSIAQNSITVKGGIGSVRIRFKD, encoded by the coding sequence ATGAAAAAAATAGGAAAGACAATTTTAATTATTCTTTTGGGACTTATGCTTGTCGGCATAGGTTATAGTTTAGGCGGAAGATTTTTTTATAGATCTAAGCGTAGAATTCATGGACGGAATTTTATTGACAGAGCATATAATAAAATTATGTCGGCGGCAGAGAGTATCGAAGATATGGAAGACGATATAGAATCTTGGGGGGATGATATGGACGAGTATTTTGGAGATGAGTACAAAAAGGCTGAAACAATCAGTTTGGAAGGAATTAAGAATTTTTTTCTTAAGGCAGAAGTCGGAGAGGTAAAAATAGAAATAAGCGATCGTGCGGATGAAGCCTCATATAAAATTGAGCGCATTAACCCCAAGTATTTCGATGTAGAAAAAAAAGGAGACACAATCAGTTTTGAAGACAACACTCCTTCAAAGTTTTTTAAGAATCTTGGTTTTAATTTTAAAAATAATTCGCCTAAAATATATATCAGCCTGCCGCGGAATATCGTATTTAATAATTTTGAAATAAAGAGCGGAGTCGGAGAACTTAATATCAGCAAAATAAATGTAGAAAAATTCAACCTTGCAGCAGGAGTCGGAGAAGTAAATATTTATGATGCAAAGATTTCAAAGGATGCCGAAATCAGAGCCGGAGTCGGAGAAGTAAACCTTAAGGATTCAAAAGTAAACAATATGGATATAAAATCCGGTGTCGGCTCATTTAGCTTTTCGGGTACGGCCCTGGGTAAGACCTCAGTCAAGGGTGGAATAGGCGAAGTCGATCTTAAAATAGATGGAGCCGAAAAAGATTATGATTTTGATGTAAGTGCAGGTTTAGGAGAGGTTATAATAAACGGAAAAAAATCAAAAACCTTTTTAGCCGACAGACAAAAAAGCGGTTCAATCGCCCAAAACTCAATAACCGTCAAAGGCGGAATAGGTTCGGTAAGAATCAGGTTTAAGGATTAA
- a CDS encoding DUF1700 domain-containing protein, which translates to MKRREFIEELEDRLRHLPYKDRKEAIKFYEEYFDEAGSENEQTVIKELRSPAHIASKILSDYAIKEAEGARKSARGGLRALWFTILGIFAAPIAIPLAVILTVVIVLLCVGLCVASIALVFGGGILAVFAFGMLFVDLGTGILLIGAILIAIGFTRLLYLFVTAIIRKISQLVKKI; encoded by the coding sequence ATGAAAAGAAGAGAATTTATTGAAGAGCTTGAAGACAGGCTTCGGCATCTGCCCTATAAAGATAGAAAGGAAGCAATTAAATTCTATGAAGAATATTTTGATGAGGCAGGAAGTGAAAATGAGCAAACGGTAATAAAGGAACTTAGAAGCCCTGCCCACATTGCTTCAAAAATTCTTTCGGACTATGCAATAAAGGAAGCCGAAGGAGCAAGAAAATCTGCAAGGGGCGGCTTAAGAGCCTTATGGTTTACAATCCTCGGAATCTTTGCAGCTCCGATTGCAATACCGCTGGCCGTAATTCTTACCGTAGTAATAGTTCTTCTATGCGTAGGACTTTGCGTTGCCTCTATTGCCCTTGTTTTCGGCGGCGGTATATTGGCAGTATTCGCATTCGGTATGCTTTTTGTAGACTTAGGTACAGGCATTCTTTTAATAGGAGCTATTTTAATAGCCATAGGTTTTACCAGACTTTTATACCTTTTTGTTACTGCGATTATAAGAAAAATATCGCAGCTGGTAAAAAAAATTTAA
- a CDS encoding DUF4097 family beta strand repeat-containing protein, whose translation MTKDQFLTELNSYLSVLKPEDRKNTIEFYEEYFEDAENEEAAIEELGSPKKLAEEIIDFHKTSYRGENTQVSQQFSPDESISEIILNITAAKVLINASQEEKIEYTTQNIADDDFSAKIENGKLIIKEKPVFFFSKKGFASFLENFNINTSFNASKREILINIPKDTHLEKLEFNSQMGSLKIEEVNVEVIEGYTTCGNFVVKSGLHKKIDFNTSAGAINISDIDIETMKLSSSAGAIKFENIKAGNISASTGAGTIELIKTESSYINANSGAGNITGNELKSDRGKFNTGAGTNKFQKCDFNEAILNTGAGSIIFQGNLHSYAKINSAIGSVDLNLPDKVENYDINIFSKQGRVKLNGENVEGKGDRLNLGSKTSDTNIKISTAFGKIKISTREGE comes from the coding sequence ATGACAAAGGACCAATTTTTAACTGAACTTAATTCTTATCTTTCAGTTTTAAAACCTGAAGACAGAAAAAATACGATCGAGTTTTATGAAGAATACTTTGAAGATGCCGAAAACGAAGAAGCAGCAATTGAAGAACTCGGCTCACCTAAAAAACTTGCAGAGGAGATTATAGATTTTCATAAAACCTCATATAGGGGTGAAAACACTCAAGTTTCCCAGCAGTTTTCTCCCGATGAAAGCATTTCGGAAATTATTTTAAACATAACAGCCGCAAAAGTTTTAATAAATGCTTCTCAAGAAGAAAAAATTGAGTATACTACTCAAAATATTGCGGATGATGATTTTTCGGCAAAGATTGAAAACGGAAAGCTTATAATAAAGGAAAAGCCCGTTTTCTTTTTCAGCAAAAAAGGCTTTGCTTCCTTTTTGGAAAATTTTAACATAAACACATCTTTTAATGCAAGCAAAAGAGAAATCCTCATAAACATTCCCAAAGATACTCATCTTGAAAAACTCGAATTTAATTCCCAGATGGGTTCTTTAAAAATAGAAGAAGTAAATGTAGAAGTTATTGAAGGCTACACAACATGCGGAAATTTTGTAGTAAAAAGCGGTCTACACAAAAAAATAGATTTTAATACTTCTGCAGGTGCTATAAATATAAGTGATATTGATATTGAAACTATGAAGCTTTCTTCTTCGGCAGGTGCTATAAAATTTGAAAACATAAAAGCCGGTAATATTTCCGCATCGACAGGGGCAGGAACAATTGAGCTTATAAAAACCGAAAGCTCCTACATCAATGCAAATTCGGGAGCCGGAAATATAACGGGAAATGAATTAAAATCGGATAGAGGAAAATTCAATACAGGAGCGGGAACGAATAAATTCCAAAAATGCGATTTTAATGAAGCTATATTAAACACCGGAGCAGGAAGCATAATATTCCAAGGAAATTTACACAGTTATGCTAAAATCAATTCTGCGATAGGTTCAGTGGATCTTAATTTACCTGATAAAGTAGAAAATTACGATATAAATATTTTTTCTAAACAAGGCAGGGTAAAACTAAATGGGGAAAATGTTGAAGGAAAAGGAGACAGGCTTAACCTCGGAAGTAAAACTTCAGATACCAATATAAAGATCAGCACTGCTTTCGGAAAAATTAAAATAAGTACTCGGGAAGGAGAATAA
- a CDS encoding PadR family transcriptional regulator yields the protein MIFSINTGLLEACVLALLKDSDSYGYKLTQDVKSLLPISESTLYPVLKRLQTSGYLETYDQPIDGRNRKYYKITPAGLRQHELYIGEWKSYKELIDKIFKGTAL from the coding sequence ATGATTTTTTCGATAAATACGGGCTTGCTTGAAGCCTGCGTTCTAGCCCTTTTAAAAGACTCGGATTCTTACGGCTACAAATTAACGCAGGATGTCAAAAGCCTTCTTCCAATATCGGAATCTACCTTATACCCTGTTCTAAAAAGACTGCAAACAAGCGGATATTTGGAAACCTACGATCAGCCTATCGACGGGCGGAACCGTAAGTACTACAAAATAACGCCTGCGGGATTAAGGCAGCATGAACTCTACATTGGAGAATGGAAGTCCTATAAGGAATTAATAGACAAGATTTTTAAGGGAACAGCCCTTTAG
- a CDS encoding anaerobic ribonucleoside-triphosphate reductase activating protein gives MLAGLQKTTLVNFPRRVAAAVFLPGCNMRCPYCHNAELALASPSSFNANPESSNDYYELSEIYTFLEKRKDLISGLVISGGEPFMSPALFELIERAKSLNLAVKIDTNGLFPERIEEILSSPNLKPDMIALDLKTSPERYGELLASKTDSTAEKAKTALIKTLDILKSNTEKTEVEYRTVLAPYLIFEDEIKKIASILPKTARWRLAQFVPGACLAPEWNSVEPYPLSQAQALTAIAKSLIPDTELR, from the coding sequence ATGCTTGCAGGTTTACAAAAAACCACATTAGTTAATTTTCCCCGCCGCGTCGCAGCGGCGGTTTTTTTGCCCGGCTGCAATATGCGATGCCCCTACTGCCACAATGCAGAGCTCGCCCTAGCCTCTCCTTCTTCCTTTAATGCAAATCCTGAAAGCTCCAATGATTATTATGAGCTTAGCGAAATCTATACGTTTTTAGAAAAAAGAAAAGACCTTATTTCAGGCCTTGTAATATCAGGGGGGGAGCCCTTCATGTCCCCGGCCTTGTTCGAGCTAATTGAAAGAGCCAAGTCCTTAAACCTTGCAGTTAAAATAGATACAAACGGCCTTTTTCCTGAACGCATAGAAGAGATTTTAAGCTCTCCCAATCTTAAACCTGACATGATAGCCCTCGACCTAAAGACTTCACCTGAAAGGTACGGGGAACTTTTAGCCTCAAAAACCGATTCAACCGCAGAAAAAGCAAAAACAGCACTTATAAAAACCCTAGATATTCTAAAATCAAATACCGAAAAAACGGAGGTAGAATATAGAACTGTTTTGGCTCCGTACCTCATATTTGAAGATGAAATAAAAAAAATAGCCTCCATCCTGCCCAAAACTGCAAGATGGAGGCTAGCCCAATTTGTACCGGGAGCCTGTCTAGCCCCTGAGTGGAACTCGGTAGAGCCCTACCCTCTCTCCCAAGCTCAAGCCCTTACAGCCATTGCAAAAAGCCTTATCCCCGATACGGAATTACGCTGA
- the nrdD gene encoding anaerobic ribonucleoside-triphosphate reductase, whose amino-acid sequence MRDIEKVNAEIEEVKKELENVHGTGTEVYARIVGYYRSVRNWNKGKREEYNHRLMFSSENERIEKTLSGCDCPPISGSLNFSSSENLSEKKEQIA is encoded by the coding sequence ATGAGAGACATTGAAAAAGTCAATGCAGAAATTGAAGAGGTAAAAAAAGAACTTGAAAATGTTCATGGTACGGGAACCGAGGTTTATGCCAGAATTGTAGGCTATTACCGATCGGTCCGCAACTGGAACAAAGGAAAACGGGAAGAATATAACCATAGGCTTATGTTCTCTTCCGAAAACGAAAGGATTGAAAAAACTCTGTCCGGCTGTGATTGCCCGCCCATCAGCGGCTCCTTAAATTTTTCAAGTTCGGAAAACCTTTCAGAAAAAAAAGAACAAATAGCCTAA
- a CDS encoding nucleotidyltransferase family protein — MKPKEKKEIFNFLEYNKNILQSYGVKKIGLFGSYVHNQQNKNSDIDILVEFHADKKNYNNFINLVYYLEDNLNTKIDLLTIESLSPYIGQRILNEVEYVSIK; from the coding sequence ATGAAACCCAAAGAAAAAAAAGAGATTTTTAATTTCTTAGAATACAATAAAAATATTCTCCAGTCCTATGGCGTAAAAAAAATAGGTCTTTTTGGTTCTTATGTACATAATCAACAGAATAAAAATAGCGATATTGATATATTAGTAGAATTCCATGCTGATAAAAAAAATTATAATAACTTTATAAATTTAGTTTATTACTTGGAAGATAATTTGAATACAAAAATAGATTTATTAACCATAGAAAGTTTAAGTCCTTATATTGGTCAGAGAATACTCAATGAGGTTGAATATGTATCGATCAAATGA
- a CDS encoding HepT-like ribonuclease domain-containing protein: MYRSNEELFKHIFDEIVFLESETRTISKEVFLKDEKTQRAFARSIEIIGEAVKNISNDVIIKYKEVPWRNIAGMRDKLIHGYFSVDYEIVWDVAKNIIPEFKNQLIKIMDTEKK; encoded by the coding sequence ATGTATCGATCAAATGAAGAGTTATTCAAGCATATTTTTGATGAAATTGTTTTTTTGGAATCTGAAACAAGGACCATATCAAAAGAAGTATTTTTAAAAGATGAAAAAACCCAACGAGCTTTTGCACGAAGTATTGAAATTATCGGAGAAGCCGTTAAAAATATTTCAAATGATGTAATAATTAAATATAAAGAAGTTCCATGGAGAAATATTGCCGGTATGAGAGATAAACTCATTCATGGTTATTTTTCAGTTGATTATGAAATTGTGTGGGATGTTGCAAAAAACATTATTCCTGAATTTAAGAACCAGCTGATAAAAATTATGGATACAGAGAAAAAATAA
- a CDS encoding nucleotidyltransferase family protein, with the protein MSAFEKLRKNGINISEKNIKIIAAKYSIKEISVFGSSIRDDFDTDSDIDLFIEFYNSETISLYDIIDIQEYFEKITQRPVDIVEPEGLRNPYRRENILKTKEILYAA; encoded by the coding sequence ATGTCTGCTTTTGAAAAACTTAGAAAAAACGGAATAAATATTTCGGAAAAAAATATAAAAATTATTGCGGCTAAATATTCCATTAAAGAAATATCGGTTTTCGGTTCTTCTATTCGTGATGACTTTGACACTGATAGTGATATAGATTTATTTATCGAATTTTATAATTCGGAAACTATTTCTTTATATGATATAATTGATATCCAAGAGTATTTTGAAAAAATTACACAACGTCCTGTTGATATTGTTGAACCGGAAGGATTGCGTAATCCATATCGTAGAGAGAATATTTTAAAAACAAAGGAAATACTATATGCAGCTTAA
- a CDS encoding type II toxin-antitoxin system RelB/DinJ family antitoxin has protein sequence MAKTANLYARIEPNVKEQAESILDSLGIPASNAINMFYKQIILQKGIPFDLKLPVNHPLVLGYLTEEELNMELMKGYSDINEGNKKTANEVFDKLQEDYGI, from the coding sequence ATGGCAAAAACAGCAAATCTTTATGCGAGAATTGAGCCTAATGTAAAAGAACAGGCTGAAAGTATTTTAGATTCCCTTGGTATTCCGGCGTCTAATGCAATAAATATGTTCTATAAACAAATTATTTTGCAAAAAGGTATTCCTTTCGACTTAAAACTTCCGGTAAATCATCCTCTTGTTCTAGGATATTTAACTGAAGAAGAGCTGAATATGGAACTGATGAAAGGCTATTCGGATATAAATGAGGGAAATAAAAAAACGGCAAACGAGGTTTTTGATAAGCTTCAAGAGGATTATGGGATATGA
- a CDS encoding type II toxin-antitoxin system RelE/ParE family toxin, with product MIYKIEISAHAESDLRDIYEYIAFKLFSPKAAAAQLVRLKAGIMSLDQMPKRFRAYQKEPWYSKGLRVMPVDKFLVFYIPSESDKKVYIIRVIYGGRNIEKELNSG from the coding sequence ATGATCTATAAAATCGAAATTTCCGCCCATGCAGAATCCGATTTAAGAGATATTTACGAATATATTGCTTTTAAGTTATTTTCACCAAAGGCAGCTGCCGCTCAATTAGTGAGACTAAAAGCCGGTATTATGAGCCTTGATCAAATGCCTAAGCGGTTTAGAGCTTATCAAAAAGAACCGTGGTATAGTAAGGGTTTACGCGTTATGCCTGTTGATAAATTTTTGGTTTTTTATATACCGTCCGAATCGGATAAAAAAGTTTATATTATCCGTGTAATATATGGCGGTAGAAATATTGAAAAAGAATTAAACAGCGGTTAA